CCCCGGCACACCCGGTAGACCCGGAACTCCAGGAACACCGGCAATCCCAGCTCAACCAGGATACCCAGGCACACCCGGTAGACCTGGCACCCCTGGTACTCCGGCAATCCCAGCTCAACCAGGATACCCCGGCACACCCGGTAGACCCGGAACGCCAGGAACACCGGCAATTCCAGCTCAACCAGGATACCCCGGCACACCCGGTAGACCCGGAACTCCAGGAACACCGGCAATTCCAGCTCAACCAGGATACCCTGGCACACCCGGTAGACCGGGAACGCCAGGAACACCGGCTATCCCAGCTCAACCAGCATACCCCGGCACACCCGGTAGACCCGGAACGCCAGGAACACCGGCAATCCCAGCTCAACCAGGATACCCCGGCACACCCGGCAGACCCGGAACGCCAGGAACACCGGCAATCCCAGCTCAACCAGGATACCCCGGCACACCCGGCAGACCTGGTACCCCTAGTACTCCAGCAATCCCAGCTCAACCGGGATACCCCGGCACACCCGGTAGACCCGGAACGCCAGGAACACCGGCAATCCCAGCTCAACCGGGATACCCCGGCACACCCAGTAGACCCGGAACGCCAGGAACACCGGCAATCCCAGCTCAACCAGGATACCCCAGCACACCCGGTAAACCCGGAACTCCAGGAACACCAGCAATTCCAGCTCAACCAGGATACCCTGGCACACCCGGTAGACCCGGAACGCCAGGAACACCGGCGATCCCAGCTCAACCAGGATACCCAGGCACACCCGGCAGACCTGGAACGCCAGGAACACCGGCTATTCCAGCTCAACCAGGATACCCCGGCACACCCGGCAGACCTGGCACCCCTGGTACTCCGGCAATCCCAGCTCAACCAGGATACCCCGGCACGCCCGGCAGACCTGGAACGCCAGGAACACCGGCTATCCCAGCTCAACCAGGATACCCCGGCACACCCGGCAGACCTGGCACCCCTGGTACTCCGGCAATCCCAGCTCAACCAGGATACCCCGGCACACCCGGCAGACCTGGCACCCCTGGTACTCCAGCAATCCCAGCTCAACCAGGATACCCCGGCACACCCGGTAGACCCGGAACGCCAGGAACACCGGCAATTCCAGCTCAACCAGGATACCCTGGCACACCCGGTAGACCCGGAATGCCAGGAACACCGGCGATCCCAGCTCACCCAGGATACCCAGGCACACCCGGCAGACCTGGAACGCCAGGAACACCGGCTATCCCAGCTCAACCAGGATACCCCGGCACACCCGGCAGACCTGGCACCCCTGGTACTCCGGCAATCCCAGCTCAACCAGGATACCCCGGCACGCCCGGCAGACCTGGAACGCCAGGAACACCGGCTATCCCAGCTCAACCAGGATACCCCGGCACACCCGGCAGACCTGGCACCCCTGGTACTCCGGCAATCCCAGCTCAACCAGGATACCCCGGCACACCCGGCAGACCTGGCACCCCTGGTACTCCAGCAATCCCAGCTCAACCAGGATACCCCGGCACACCCGGTAGACCCGGAACGCCAGGAACACCGGCAATTCCAGCTCAACCAGGATACCCCGGCACACCCGGTAGACCCGGAACTCCAGGAACACCGGCAATTCCAGCTCAACCAGGATACCCTGGCACACCCGGTAGACCGGGAACGCCAGGAACACCGGCTATCCCAGCTCAACCAGGATACCCCGGCACACCCGGCAGACCTGGCACCCCTGGTACTCCAGCAATCCCAGCTCAACCAGGATACCCCGGCACACCCGGTAGACCCGGAACGCCAGGAACACCGGCAATTCCAGCTCAACCAGGATACCCCGGCACACCCGGTAGACCCGGAACTCCAGGAACACCGGCAATTCTAGCTCAACCAGGATACCCTGGCACACCCGGTAGACCGGGAACGCCAGGAACACCGGCTATCCCAGCTCAACCAGGATACCCCGGCACACCCGGCAGACCTGGCACCCCTGGTACTCCGGCAATCCCAGCTCAACCAGGATACCCCGGCACACCCGGTAGACCCGGAACGCCAGGAACTCCGGCAATTCCGGCTCAACCAGGATACCCCGGCACACCCGGTAGACCCGGAACTCCAGGAACACCGGCAATTCCGGCTCAACCAGGATACCCTGGCACACCCGGTAGACCGGGAACGCCAGGAACACCGGCTATCCCAGCCCAACCAGGATACCCCGGCACACCCGGCAGACCTGGCACCCCTGGTACTCCGGCAATCCCAGCTCAACCAGGATACCCCGGCACACCCGGCAGACCTGGCACCCCTGGTACTCCAGCAATCCCAGCTCAACCAGGATACCCCGGCACACCCGGTAGACCCGGAACGCCAGGAACACCGGCAATTCCAGCTCAACCAGGATACCCCGGCACACCCGGTAGACCCGGAACTCCAGGAACACCGGCAATTCCAGCTCAACCAGGATACCCTGGCACACCCGGTAGACCGGGAACGCCAGGAACACCGGCTATCCCAGCTCAACCAGGATACCCCGGCACACCCGGCAGACCTGGCACCCCTGGTACTCCGGCAATCCCAGCTCAACCAGGATACCCCGGCACACCCGGTAGACCCGGAACGCCAGGAACACCGGCAATTCCAGCTCAACCAGGATACCCCGGCACACCCGGTAGACCCGGAACTCCCGGAACACCGGCAATTCCAGCTCAACCAGGATACCCTGGCACACCCGGTAGACCGGGAACGCCAGGAACACCGGCTTTCCCAGCTCAACCAGGATACCCCGGCACACCCAGCACACCCGGCACCCCTGGTACTCCGGCAATCCCAGCTCAACCAGGATACCCCGGCACGCCCGGCAGACCTGGAACGCCAGGAACACCGGCTATCCCAGCTCAACCAGGATACCCCGGCACACCCGGCAGACCTGGCACCCCTGGTACTCCGGCAATTCCAGCTCAACCAGGATACCCCGGCACACCCGGCAGACCCGGAACTCCAGGAACACCGGCAATTCCAGCTCAACCAGGATACCCCGGCACACCCGGTAGACCCGGAACTCCAGGAACACCGGCAATTCCAGCTCAACCAGGATACCCTGGCACACCCGGTAGACCGGGAACGCCAGGAACACCGGCTATCCCAGCTCAACCAGGATACCCCGGCACACCCGGCAGACCTGGCACCCCTGGTACTCCGGCAATCCCAGCTCAACCAGGATACCCCGGCACGCCCGGCAGACCTGGAACGCCAGGAACACCGGCAATCCCAGCTCAACCGGGATACCCCGGCACGCCCGGCAGACCTGGAACGCCAGGAACACCGGCAATCCCAGCTCAACCGGGATACCCCGGCACACCCGGCAGACCTGGAACGCCAGGAACACCGGCTATCCCAGCTCAACCAGGATACCCCGGCACACCCGGTAGACCCGGAACTCCAGGAACACCGGCAATCCCAGCTCAACCAGGATACCCGGGCACACCCGGTAGACCCGGAACTCCAGGAACACCGGCAATTCCAGCTCAACCAGGATACCCCGGCACACCCGGTAGACCCGGAACTCCAGGAACACCGGCAATTCCAGCTCAACCAGGATACCCCGGCACACCCGGTAGACCCGGAACTCCAGGAACACCGGCAATCCCAGCTCAACCAGGATACCCTGGCACACCCGGCAGACCTGGAACTCCAGGAACACCGGCAATTCCAGCTCAACCAGGATACCCCGGCACACCTGGTAGACCCGGAACGCCAGGAACACCGGCTATCCCAGCCCAACCAGGATACCCCGGCACACCCGGCAGACCTGGCACCCCTGGTACTCCGGCAATCCCAGCTCAACCAGGATACCCCGGCACACCTGGCAGACCTGGCACCCCTGGTACCCCGGCAATCCCAGCTCAACCAGGATACCCTGGCACACCCGGTAGACCCGGAACTCCAGGAACACCGGCAATTCCAGCTCAACCAGGATACCCCGGCACACCCGGTAGACCCGGAACTCCAGGAACACCGGCAATTCCAGCTCAACCAGGATACCCCGGCACACCCGGCAGACCTGGCACCCCTGGTACTCCGGCAATCCCAGCTCAACCAGGATACCCCGGCACGCCCGGCAGACCTGGAACGCCAGGAACACCGGCTATCCCAGCTCAACCAGGATACCCCGGCACACCCGGCAGACCTGGCACCCCTGGTACTCCAGCGATCCCAGCTCAACCAGGATACCCCGGCACACCTGGCAGACCTGGCACCCCTGGTACCCCGGCAATCCCAGCTCAACCAGGATACCCTGGCACACCCGGTAGACCCGGAACTCCAGGAACACCGGCAATTCCAGCTCAACCAGGATACCCCGGCACACCCGGTAGACCCGGAACTCCAGGAACACCGGCAATTCCAGCTCAACCAGGATACCCCGGCACACCCGGCAGACCTGGCACCCCTGGTACTCCGGCAATCCCAGCTCAACCAGGATACCCCGGCACGCCCGGCAGACCTGGAACGCCAGGAACACCGGCTATCCCAGCTCAACCAGGATACCCCGGCACACCCGGCAGACCTGGCACCCCTGGTACTCCAGCGATCCCAGCTCAACCAGGATACCCCGGCACACCTGGCAGACCTGGCACCCCTGGTACCCCGGCAATCCCAGCTCAACCAGGATACCCTGGCACACCCGGTAGACCCGGAACTCCAGGAACACCGGCAATTCCAGCTCAACCAGGATACCCCGGCACACCCGGTAGACCCGGAACTCCAGGAACACCGGCAATTCCAGCTCAACCAGGATACCCCGGCACACCTGGCAGACCTGGCACCCCTGGTACTCCGGCAATCCCAGCTCAACCGGGATACCCCGGCACACCCGGCAGACCTGGAACTCCAGGAACACCGGCAATTCCAGCTCAACCAGGATACCCCGGCACACCCGGTAGACCCGGAACTCCAGGAACACCGGCAATTCCAGCTCAACCAGGATACCCCGGCACACCCGGTAGACCCGGAACTCCAGGAACACCGGCAATCCCAGCTCAACCAGGATACCCCGGCACACCCGGTAGACCCGGAACTCCAGGAACACCGGCAATCCCAGCTCAACCAGGATACCCCGGCACACCCGGTAGACCCGGAACTCCAGGAACACCGGCAATTCCAGCTCAACCAGGATACCCCGGCACACCCGGTAGACCCGGAACTCCAGGAACACCGGCAATCCCAGCTCAACCAGGATACCCCGGCACACCCGGTAGACCCGGAACTCCAGGAACACCGGCAATTCCAGCTCAACCAGGATACCCCGGCACACCCGGTAGACCCGGAACTCCAGGAACACCGGCAATTCCAGCTCAACCAGGATACCCCGGCACACCCGGTAGACCCGGAACTCCAGGAACACCGGCAATTCCAGCTCAACCAGGATACCCCGGCACACCCGGTAGACCCGGAACTCCAGGAACACCGGCAATTCCAGCTCAACCAGGATACCCCGGCACACCCGGTAGACCCGGAACTCCAGGAACACCGGCAATTCCCGCTCAACCGGGATATCCCGGTACGTAACACAATTGGACATCATTTCTGtaattgtcgaaaaaaatcCATGTCACTGCTTTTGTTGTTAATATTATCAAGCTCGGAGCATCGTTTTTGCAGAACGCTTGATTACGAAGGCATTGGACATATCGCTTTCGccgaatgaataatatttccttatttccaaCAACATTGAAATCCGTCACTCACCTGTCAAAATATGATCGAAATTTCCGGGTAAACGTCCAACAGAAATTGGTTTAGCTAAATTAACCATATCATCAGTGGAATCAGATCATGCAACAGTTATTGGGTGTTGTATGAACAGAATATCCGTACAGTATCAACAGTTAATTCAAGCGGAATGGCAAAACGTAATAAGTATTTTATGTCACATGTCTACAAAACGATAATATCAAATCAACATTCCATGTATGTTAGGACGCATACGTTGCAACAGTTCTCATGTTCAggatttgatattttcattttgttgaaTCGTCCCAATTTCTGTTCATGAATCAACTGTCAAACCTGTTATTCACCTGTCAAAAAACGAAGAGAGTTTTCTAGTCACCGCCCAACAGTAATGGGTTTTGTTGAACTGATAGGGTTACTTTTTCGGACATTCCAAGACAAGTGAAACATATTGAAATCAACAGATTTTTTCTTAACCGTGCAGGAAAACCTGGAACTCCGGGAACACCCGCGATTCCAGCCCGACCTGGATATCCTGGCAGTCCTGGTTAGTGGAATCTACAAGTCCTTGCATGCCGCAATGCATTTCTCCGGTTTTTCTGATCTCACGCAACCGATCATACATGTTTCAGGCTATCCTGGTTACCCTGGCTATCCTAGCTATCCAGAGCCTGGTTATCCTGGTTATCCCGGCTATCCCGGCTATCCAGAGCCAGGTACACAACCGGAACCTGGATATCCTGGCTATCCTGGTTATCCTGGGGCACCAAACGGTCCGATTGGTGGAATAGGGCCTGAAGGGCCTGTAGGTGGTATCGGCGGCGACGGTGGCATTGGAGGTGATGGCGGCGTTGGCGGCGAAGGTGGCGTTGGGCCCGACGGTCCGGATGGTCCTTGGCCAACAGGTCCCCCAGGGCCAGATGGACCGTGGCCTGGTGATCCAGACTATGTTCCTCGAGCACAACCTACACAGCGTCCATCGTATTTCAACAAACAGAACGTTCCATACACTCCCATCACTGCCGGATCTTTTATCGAATCGAAATATCCAGAATCCAAAAAACTCACATCCGATTCTATGTATAATTCTCCAACTAGGCAGCTCAGCTCCGCAAATGGAAACTCCGAAGGTACAAAGAAAACAGCCAGTAATCAAGGCttgatcgaaaaattcaaGCAATCAAATCAATCGCCAAAATCAGGCTATACCGAACCT
Above is a genomic segment from Neodiprion pinetum isolate iyNeoPine1 chromosome 1, iyNeoPine1.2, whole genome shotgun sequence containing:
- the LOC124210813 gene encoding collagen alpha-2(IV) chain-like; translated protein: MHGRNKAALCTLVIAALVLQITKAQTDSEGEELVYDISDTQKTQYLNQNFDTSAYNYGYEVSPDGQFHHEVHGPDGVTYGCYGYVNPFGKLTATFYLSDGWGYRIVRPGDNVELFLHKHEHHENHEHGDHDDDGHDHEDHHNHHDHHGILTAWKDLYFPPVCSQFESTNERPITFQPGRPTIPNAPSQGGDGEPSRPVGFPARPGTPGSPGTAAQPGYPGTPGRPGTPGTPAIPAQPGYPGTPGRPGTPGTPAIPAQPGYPGTPGKPGTPGTPAIPAQPGYPGTPGIPGTPGTPAIPPQPGYPGTPGRPGTPGTPAIPAQPGYPGTPGRPGTPGTPAIPAQPGYPGTPGRPGTPGTPAIPAQPGYPGTPGRPGTPGTPAIPAQPGYPGTPGRPGTPGTPVIPAQPGYPGTPGIPGTPGTPAIPAQPGYPGTPGRPGTPGTPAIPAQPGYPGTPGRPGTPGTPAIPAQPGYPGTPGRPGTPGTPAIPAQPGYPGTPGRPGTPGTPAIPAQPGYPGTPGRPGTPGTPAIPAQPGYPGTPGRPGTPGTPVIPAQPGYPGTPGIPGTPGTPAIPAQPGYPGTPGRPGTPGTPAIPAQPGYPGTPGRPGTPGTPAIPAQPGYPGTPGRPGTPGTPAIPAQPGYPGTPGRPGTPGTPAIPAQPGYPGIPGRPGTPGTPAIPAQPGYPGTPGRPGTPGTPAIPAQPGYPGTPGRPGTPGTPAIPAQPGYPGTPGRPGTPGTPAIPAQPGYPGTPGRPGTPGTPAIPAQPGYPGTPGRPGTPGTPAIPAQPAYPGTPGRPGTPGTPAIPAQPGYPGTPGRPGTPGTPAIPAQPGYPGTPGRPGTPSTPAIPAQPGYPGTPGRPGTPGTPAIPAQPGYPGTPSRPGTPGTPAIPAQPGYPSTPGKPGTPGTPAIPAQPGYPGTPGRPGTPGTPAIPAQPGYPGTPGRPGTPGTPAIPAQPGYPGTPGRPGTPGTPAIPAQPGYPGTPGRPGTPGTPAIPAQPGYPGTPGRPGTPGTPAIPAQPGYPGTPGRPGTPGTPAIPAQPGYPGTPGRPGTPGTPAIPAQPGYPGTPGRPGMPGTPAIPAHPGYPGTPGRPGTPGTPAIPAQPGYPGTPGRPGTPGTPAIPAQPGYPGTPGRPGTPGTPAIPAQPGYPGTPGRPGTPGTPAIPAQPGYPGTPGRPGTPGTPAIPAQPGYPGTPGRPGTPGTPAIPAQPGYPGTPGRPGTPGTPAIPAQPGYPGTPGRPGTPGTPAIPAQPGYPGTPGRPGTPGTPAIPAQPGYPGTPGRPGTPGTPAIPAQPGYPGTPGRPGTPGTPAILAQPGYPGTPGRPGTPGTPAIPAQPGYPGTPGRPGTPGTPAIPAQPGYPGTPGRPGTPGTPAIPAQPGYPGTPGRPGTPGTPAIPAQPGYPGTPGRPGTPGTPAIPAQPGYPGTPGRPGTPGTPAIPAQPGYPGTPGRPGTPGTPAIPAQPGYPGTPGRPGTPGTPAIPAQPGYPGTPGRPGTPGTPAIPAQPGYPGTPGRPGTPGTPAIPAQPGYPGTPGRPGTPGTPAIPAQPGYPGTPGRPGTPGTPAIPAQPGYPGTPGRPGTPGTPAIPAQPGYPGTPGRPGTPGTPAFPAQPGYPGTPSTPGTPGTPAIPAQPGYPGTPGRPGTPGTPAIPAQPGYPGTPGRPGTPGTPAIPAQPGYPGTPGRPGTPGTPAIPAQPGYPGTPGRPGTPGTPAIPAQPGYPGTPGRPGTPGTPAIPAQPGYPGTPGRPGTPGTPAIPAQPGYPGTPGRPGTPGTPAIPAQPGYPGTPGRPGTPGTPAIPAQPGYPGTPGRPGTPGTPAIPAQPGYPGTPGRPGTPGTPAIPAQPGYPGTPGRPGTPGTPAIPAQPGYPGTPGRPGTPGTPAIPAQPGYPGTPGRPGTPGTPAIPAQPGYPGTPGRPGTPGTPAIPAQPGYPGTPGRPGTPGTPAIPAQPGYPGTPGRPGTPGTPAIPAQPGYPGTPGRPGTPGTPAIPAQPGYPGTPGRPGTPGTPAIPAQPGYPGTPGRPGTPGTPAIPAQPGYPGTPGRPGTPGTPAIPAQPGYPGTPGRPGTPGTPAIPAQPGYPGTPGRPGTPGTPAIPAQPGYPGTPGRPGTPGTPAIPAQPGYPGTPGRPGTPGTPAIPAQPGYPGTPGRPGTPGTPAIPAQPGYPGTPGRPGTPGTPAIPAQPGYPGTPGRPGTPGTPAIPAQPGYPGTPGRPGTPGTPAIPAQPGYPGTPGRPGTPGTPAIPAQPGYPGTPGRPGTPGTPAIPAQPGYPGTPGRPGTPGTPAIPAQPGYPGTPGRPGTPGTPAIPAQPGYPGTPGRPGTPGTPAIPAQPGYPGTPGRPGTPGTPAIPAQPGYPGTPGRPGTPGTPAIPAQPGYPGTPGRPGTPGTPAIPAQPGYPGTPGRPGTPGTPAIPAQPGYPGTPGRPGTPGTPAIPAQPGYPGTPGRPGTPGTPAIPAQPGYPGTPGRPGTPGTPAIPAQPGYPGTPGRPGTPGTPAIPAQPGYPGTPGRPGTPGTPAIPAQPGYPGKPGTPGTPAIPARPGYPGSPGYPGYPGYPSYPEPGYPGYPGYPGYPEPGTQPEPGYPGYPGYPGAPNGPIGGIGPEGPVGGIGGDGGIGGDGGVGGEGGVGPDGPDGPWPTGPPGPDGPWPGDPDYVPRAQPTQRPSYFNKQNVPYTPITAGSFIESKYPESKKLTSDSMYNSPTRQLSSANGNSEGTKKTASNQGLIEKFKQSNQSPKSGYTEPQVQPDAAGQARIPNSAEQSQ